CGCAAGCGACTGTTCGAACTGCTGGAGGACGCCTCGATGGGCGGCTTCTCGATTACTGAGCTCAACCTCCAACTGATGCACGCGGTCTTGCACCGACGCCAGCTGTTCCACTTGCACGCGCAGGCGGTCTCGATCGGCAAGGCCTTCGTTGAGTTGAGCGATATGATCGCGCAGAACCCGAATTTCCTCTTTCAAGACGTCCTGAGTCTGTTCGGCGGCCCTGCAGGCTTGTTGAGAGCCATGGAGTTCGTCCAGCCTGGCAGCCAAGTTCATATCGAATTCGCTGATGCGCCGGTCACGCTCCGCAAGCGATTGCTCGAACTGCTGGATTGTTTCTCGATGGGCAGTCTCCCGATTACTGAGTTCGACCTCCAACTGATGCACACGATCTTGCACCGAGGCCAACTTCTCCAGGTGAGCACGGAGGCGATCCCGGTCGGAGAGGTCTTCGTTCAGTTGGACGATATGATCGCGCAGAACCCGGATTTCTTCTTTCAAGACGTCCTGGGTCTGTTCGGCGGCCCGGCAAGCTTGCTGAGAGCCATGGAGTTCGTCCAGCCTGGCAGCCAAGTTCATATCGAATTCGCTGATGCGCCGGTCACGCTCCGCAAGGGACTGTTCAAGTTGGTGGAGCGTGCCTCGATGCACAGCTTCGCGATCACTGAGCTCAACCTCCAACCGGGAAATGCGGTCTTGCATCGGCTCGAGCTTCTCCACCTGGGCGCGGAGTCGGTCTCGCTCGACCAGGCCTTCATTGAGCTGAGCCACGTGTTCGCGCAGGACGCGGATTTCCTCCTTCAACACCTCGTGGGCGTGTTCGGAGGCCTGACAGGCCTGTTGAGCCCCACGGAGTTCGTTGGCCAAGGCGCTCACGGTCGCATTGAGCTCGCCCGCGCGGTGGCGCGCCGCAACTCCTTCAGCTTCCACCTCCGTCAGGTGTTTGGATTGCGCAACCAATTCTGCTTCGAGCGCCTTCACCCGTTCGCTGCGCGCGGTGAGCTCTCGCTGCGTCGAGGTGAACAGCGTCTCGGACGACATGATTTTCTGTTCGAGAATCTGCATCGCCGCGTTCTTGACCTTCAACTCGTGCGCCGTCGTTTCCAGCGCCTGCTCTTTCACCCGCAGCAAATTGGCGAGCTGCTGGCACTGTTGCTCGAATGAATTATTGGAGTTCTGCTGTAACCATCTGTTCAGTGTGCTCATAAGTCATTCCGTCCTTGGATCAGCCGGTCGATGCGCTGATTCTGTTTGGAGGCTGGGTTGGTGCTCAAATAGGGGAGGGCACATGCCGAACCATAACCGATTGCGGTCATCGGATTCGCGAGTCCGTTACTGGTCCGGTTCAGTTGCATATCGCACTCTGCATTCGGGTGAGAATCCCCGCACGCCTCATGAAAACAGCCTGCTGCGGATGATGTGATGACTGCGGTACGACGGGCCACGGTACCACATTTGATCATGCCGGTACTAGCCCGCATTATGGGAAATCTGGAACAAACTAGGGGATTCACCGATCTTCTTCAAAAGACAAAAACGGTATGCTCCTCTCCATGGTTGTATCAACCACCCTCCTTCAGGACCATGCGCTCGCCCAACTTCCTATGCGCTGGTGGGCGGTTACGCTGCGTGGATTGCTCGGAATTCTCATCGGCATCCTCGCGTTGTTCATGCCGGTGTCCACTTTGCTCGCGCTCGTCTATCTGTTTGGAGCCTATGCCTTCTTTGACGGTGTCTTGAACCTCGTGGCTGCATGGCGGCACACGAATCGGCGGAAGCCGTGGTGGACCTTGCTGCTGTCGGGCATCGTCGGAATCGGGGCGGCTGCGATCAGCGTTGTATGGCCCGGTATCACCGCGCTCGCATTGGTCTACGTCGTTTCGGCCTGGGCGCTCATTACCGGGGCATTTGAGATCGCGGCCGCGGTGAAGTTGCGCAAGGAAATCGAGGGTGAATGGATGTTGGCTCTTTCCGGTGTGTTGTCGATTGCTCTCAGCGTCCTCCTTGCCCTCTTTCCTGATGCAGGCGCGATCGGGTTGGTCTGGTATCTCGGGGCGTATGCCATGATTCTTGGCATCTTGATGGTCGCTCTGGGATGGCGCTTGCGAAGACGTCGGGTACAGAGTCATTCACAGCCTGCCCAGGCAGTGGCGTAAGTTCAGCCGTCTGACATCCAATTTTCTTCTCACTCTTCCCTCAGTCTGTCAGTACCCCCGACACGACCGAAAGTCACGATCCATTTTTTAATTGCCCCGTCCTCTTGGCTGGCGACCACGAAGGTCGGCTAGAAGGAGGAGGTTATGGTCACCAACTCTTGTTGGGGATAATCGTGGTGGTTCGCTGGCGCACTCGCCGGATGCGGAAATGACGCCCCATCCGTAGACATTGCCCACTCATCAGCCGGCAGCCGCTACCAGGGCAATCGCGCCCCAATTGCAGGGGTGATTGATTCTATCGGCTTCTCAACTCAATGATCACGGTGGATGCGAAGGTTGGAGCGTTGATCCTTATGGCCGGTCGCTGGGAGCAACGAGATTCTGAGAAGAATAAAATGAACGGTTCAGTGAAGATAAACATGGGCCCACCTTCATGCGGTGAGCCCACACGGGACTGGGACAGGCAGCACTCGCGCAGATCCTACGCGTGGACTTTCTGATGATCGTCCCTGCGTCTGCGGAGGTTCGTTCCGATGCGAGTCCGCTCGCCTTCATACCCGAGGGCCGTATAGTATAACGCGCGATCAAAAAACTGACCGAGGACGTGCATGAGCTCCAACTCGCCATGCAGCTCGACGGCGCTGTCGGACAGCCCCTCGCGTTGGACAAAGGCGGTCATATGCTCTCTGGTGGCGGTGATGGCCCAGAGAAAGTGGCTATAGGCCACGCCCTGTGCCGCTCGCCGCGCCCCGAGCTCCGTATAACGTCGCTCGATCTCGGTTTCAGTCATGTCCATCAGCCAGTTGTTCAAATTCTGATAGATCTCGCGGGTGCGGGCTTGGAGTTCGTCCGGCGGAACTTTTCGCAGATCGCTACAACGGGGAGAGTTCCACACTTTCTCGCTGAGCTCTCGAGCAAGCTTCTCGGAGTTTTTCTCGATCAGTCTCACTAATCGGCCAGCCAGCATAGCGCACCTCCATAATGAGTGGGTAGGTAGAGAAATGCATGGAGTCTCCTCGCCGGTGAGACATTACTTGAATGGGAGCACCAACGTCAATGACACGTTTGTCGGGGCTGGTAGGCGCCGTGCTTCCATTGCAATACATAGGAACATGCCGTCCTATCAGAACGCCGCCTTTGGCCGATTCCACTGCTTCTGTCGCAGAATCGAAAGAAGTCTGTCTGTAGGTGAGGGCGGTTGGCCACCGGTCGCCTTGAACTTACCCCACCCTTTTGCTATTCTTCTTTGCCTTTCGTCGTCGACGTAGTTCTTCCACATCTACACACGATTCTAAGGAGTACTCACATGGCCGGCATCAAGCGGGCGTTGATCAGTGTTTCAGATAAGACCGGGGTCATCGAGATGGCAAAGGGGCTGAACGCGATCGGCGCGGAAATTTTGTCCACGGGAGGGACGGCCAAAGCGTTGCGCGACGCCGGCGTGAACGTCACGGACGTCGCGGCCTATACGGGATCACCCGAGATTCTCGATGGTCGGGTGAAGACGTTGCACCCCAAGATCCATGGCGGTTTGCTGGGACGCCGGTCGCTTCCGGCGCATGTCGAGCAGATGAGTCAACATGGGATCGGTCCGATCGATGTGGTGGTGGTCAATCTCTATCCCTTTGAAGCCACGATCGCCAAGCCCGATTGCCGCTTTGAAGACGCCATCGAAAATATCGATATCGGTGGCCCCTCCATGCTGCGGTCGGCGGCCAAGAATCATGACGATGTGTTGGTCGTCGTCGATCCGGCCGATTATTCACGGGTGCTGGAGGCGGTGAACGGCAACACCGTGACCCCGGCCTTGCGCCGTGAGTTGGCAATGAAGGTATTCCAGCATACGGCACGCTATGACGGATTGATCGCCGGCTACTTGGAGAAACACGCTCAGGCGAGGGAAGTCAAGTTTCCGAAAGTGTTGTCGTTGCAGTTTGAATTGGCTGAATCCCTCCGCTACGGCGAGAATCCTCACCAGCAGGGCGCCTTCTATCGTGAATTGGACAGCAAGGAGCCATCCGTCTCCCGCGGGAAGATCTTGCATGGCAAGGCCATGTCCTACAACAACTTCCTCGACGCGAATTCCGCGCTCGAGTTGGTGAAGGAATATGAGGAGACGGCCGTCGCGATCATCAAGCACAATAACCCCTGTGGGGTGGCGCTCGGCGAGACGCCGGTGGAGGCGTACGTCAAGGCAAGGGAGACGGATCCCGTGTCCGCCTTCGGCGGGGTCATCGCGTTCAATCGGCCGGTAGATTTGGCGGCTGCCAAGGCTATCACGTCCACGTTCGTTGAGGTCGTGATAGCCCCTGGCTTTCTTGAAGAAGCCTTGGCCGAATTGAAGAGGAAAAAGGATCTGCGTTTATTGAATGTGGGCCCTTTGACGAAGGTGAAGCAGGAAGGGTTCGATCTGAAGAAACTTGTCGGTGGACTCATTGTCCAGGATCGCGATCTCGGCGTGTTGCCGGATCTTCGGACGCTTGCCGTACCGACCATTCGCAAGCCGACGGATGAAGAGTATGCCGCCTGTGCTTTTGCCTGGAAAGTCTGCAAACATGTCAAGTCCAACGCCATCATCTACGCGAAGCCTGGCCAGACCGTCGGCATCGGGGCAGGACAGATGAGCCGTGTGGATTCGGTGAAGTTGGCGGCTATGAAAGCGCAAATGCCGGTCAAAGGCTGTGTCATGGCGTCGGACGCGTTTTTTCCGTTCCGTGACGGTCTCGATGCCGCCGCCGAAGTCGGGATTACGGCCATCATTCAACCGGGCGGATCGATTCGAGATGCGGAAGTCGTCAAAGCCGCGGATGAACATGGGATGGCGATGATACTGACGGGCATGCGGCACTTCCGCCACTGAGTCGGATGCTGAAACAGGCCCCCAACTTCGTTCTCGGCTCGAAAACATCCTCAACGTAGCCCGGAAGCTACGCCTCCGGCATTTTCTCGCCTGCGGCCTCGTTGGATGGCCTGTTTGAGCATCCTCGTGAAATGTGACTACAACTAGGAGGCATGGATCTGTGAAAATCCTCGTGGTCGGGAGTGGCGGACGTGAGCATGCGATGGTGTGGAAGCTCGCGCAGAGTCCTCGCCGACCGGTCTTGTACTGCGCCCCCGGTAATGCGGGCATTGCTTCATCGGCGACATGCATCCCGATCAAGTCTGACGATATTGCCGGCCTAAAGAACTTCGCGCTCCAAGAAAACATTGATGTGACCGTGATCGGCCCCGAAGCGCCGCTCGCGCTGGGCA
The nucleotide sequence above comes from Candidatus Nitrospira nitrificans. Encoded proteins:
- the purH gene encoding bifunctional phosphoribosylaminoimidazolecarboxamide formyltransferase/IMP cyclohydrolase yields the protein MAGIKRALISVSDKTGVIEMAKGLNAIGAEILSTGGTAKALRDAGVNVTDVAAYTGSPEILDGRVKTLHPKIHGGLLGRRSLPAHVEQMSQHGIGPIDVVVVNLYPFEATIAKPDCRFEDAIENIDIGGPSMLRSAAKNHDDVLVVVDPADYSRVLEAVNGNTVTPALRRELAMKVFQHTARYDGLIAGYLEKHAQAREVKFPKVLSLQFELAESLRYGENPHQQGAFYRELDSKEPSVSRGKILHGKAMSYNNFLDANSALELVKEYEETAVAIIKHNNPCGVALGETPVEAYVKARETDPVSAFGGVIAFNRPVDLAAAKAITSTFVEVVIAPGFLEEALAELKRKKDLRLLNVGPLTKVKQEGFDLKKLVGGLIVQDRDLGVLPDLRTLAVPTIRKPTDEEYAACAFAWKVCKHVKSNAIIYAKPGQTVGIGAGQMSRVDSVKLAAMKAQMPVKGCVMASDAFFPFRDGLDAAAEVGITAIIQPGGSIRDAEVVKAADEHGMAMILTGMRHFRH
- a CDS encoding HdeD family acid-resistance protein, whose amino-acid sequence is MVVSTTLLQDHALAQLPMRWWAVTLRGLLGILIGILALFMPVSTLLALVYLFGAYAFFDGVLNLVAAWRHTNRRKPWWTLLLSGIVGIGAAAISVVWPGITALALVYVVSAWALITGAFEIAAAVKLRKEIEGEWMLALSGVLSIALSVLLALFPDAGAIGLVWYLGAYAMILGILMVALGWRLRRRRVQSHSQPAQAVA